The Psychrosphaera ytuae genome includes a region encoding these proteins:
- a CDS encoding type 2 periplasmic-binding domain-containing protein translates to MKKVTLGLSLALASALFSSSVFAVNVIVHPSNDSNLDQSTISRIFLGKAKAFPNGTSVVPFDQAEGAGATEEFNEKVLNRSGSQLKAYWSKLVFTGKGTPPEKLDGDAAVIEKVASTPGAIGYISGDAGGNVKVVATF, encoded by the coding sequence ATGAAAAAAGTAACCTTAGGACTGAGTTTGGCTCTAGCGTCTGCACTATTTAGCTCAAGCGTATTTGCGGTGAACGTTATTGTTCACCCATCTAATGATTCGAACTTAGATCAATCAACAATCTCACGTATCTTTTTAGGAAAAGCAAAAGCTTTTCCTAACGGCACATCAGTTGTTCCTTTTGATCAAGCTGAAGGGGCTGGCGCAACTGAGGAGTTCAATGAAAAAGTGTTGAACCGTTCAGGCAGCCAACTTAAAGCATACTGGTCAAAGTTAGTGTTCACTGGTAAAGGTACGCCTCCAGAAAAACTGGACGGTGACGCTGCAGTTATTGAGAAAGTCGCTAGCACTCCAGGTGCAATTGGCTATATCTCTGGCGATGCCGGCGGTAACGTAAAAGTTGTTGCTACCTTCTAA
- a CDS encoding TolC family outer membrane protein, translated as MISKPSLSTVFVFCAATVACSAQAKSLEEAVAQALEIHPELRALFYQYKSLEKDVEIAKSGWYPKADAYLELGIGKRDNAQSRLGREDEEIKPVEYGVTIEQLLFDGFFTEENISRTKAEARAEFFTLLSDAENRALEVTRAYTGYIAAQQLLELAERNLASHKDIYAQIEERTNSGLGSQSDLSQVGGRLARANANLLAAKNQLQDARASYFRLVGEAPQDLVMPKPDLDGLPQDKESFLEIAKVEHPTIIAAMSDVKAAHHQIDGNRANYYPRVTLNLEHSSTEYNNDGDNYVDESRISLNVTYNLFNGFADQELEKKSVYQKEQALNLRTSAEFQVIEGAEFAWSSYQYVQEQLEYLRQHVEFSYTTLQAHKQQFTLGRRTLLDLLDTENELFEARKSYVNAEQTALVAHYRIFNAMGTLLDNLKIDARDYQVLGEQ; from the coding sequence ATGATATCAAAACCGTCGTTAAGTACCGTATTTGTATTTTGTGCAGCCACTGTGGCATGCAGCGCTCAAGCTAAGTCTCTGGAAGAGGCGGTTGCTCAAGCACTCGAAATACACCCAGAATTGAGAGCTTTGTTTTATCAGTACAAAAGCTTGGAAAAAGATGTCGAAATTGCCAAATCCGGCTGGTATCCAAAAGCAGATGCCTATTTAGAGTTGGGGATTGGTAAGCGAGACAATGCTCAAAGTCGTCTCGGCCGTGAAGATGAAGAAATTAAGCCGGTTGAGTATGGAGTGACGATAGAGCAGTTACTGTTTGATGGATTTTTCACGGAAGAAAACATCAGTCGGACAAAAGCGGAAGCTCGAGCAGAGTTTTTTACCCTATTGTCTGACGCTGAAAACAGAGCACTAGAGGTGACCCGGGCCTATACTGGCTATATAGCCGCTCAGCAGCTGTTAGAATTGGCAGAGCGTAACTTAGCCTCTCACAAAGACATCTATGCCCAAATAGAAGAGCGTACAAACAGTGGTTTGGGATCTCAGTCCGATTTATCTCAAGTTGGAGGCCGACTTGCCAGAGCGAATGCAAATTTATTAGCCGCCAAAAACCAATTACAAGATGCTAGAGCATCCTATTTTAGGTTAGTCGGTGAGGCGCCTCAAGACTTAGTCATGCCTAAGCCAGACCTAGACGGTTTACCTCAAGACAAAGAGTCTTTCCTAGAAATCGCGAAGGTCGAGCACCCAACAATTATAGCGGCAATGTCAGATGTAAAAGCCGCGCATCATCAAATTGACGGTAATCGAGCAAACTATTACCCAAGGGTGACATTAAACCTTGAGCACTCTTCAACCGAGTACAATAATGATGGTGACAATTATGTTGATGAGTCTCGAATCTCGTTAAATGTCACATACAATTTATTTAATGGTTTTGCCGATCAAGAACTTGAGAAAAAAAGCGTTTATCAAAAAGAGCAGGCACTCAACTTGCGTACTTCCGCTGAATTTCAGGTGATAGAGGGCGCTGAGTTTGCTTGGAGCAGTTACCAATACGTTCAAGAACAACTCGAATACCTACGCCAGCATGTCGAATTTAGTTACACCACGTTGCAAGCCCACAAACAACAGTTCACCTTAGGGCGTCGTACGCTTTTGGATTTACTCGATACCGAAAATGAGTTATTTGAAGCTAGAAAAAGCTACGTAAATGCTGAACAAACAGCACTAGTTGCGCATTATCGAATATTTAATGCCATGGGCACCTTACTGGATAACTTAAAAATTGATGCGCGTGACTACCAAGTATTAGGAGAGCAGTAA
- a CDS encoding bifunctional diguanylate cyclase/phosphodiesterase, protein MTLFKELLVVILITFCVNLMGVLWLQFDSTREYLVNQLESDLNNVSTSLTMAISPHLATADEVMIDSTLNAYFDGGYYQKIEVTIYESGETIVKEHPITVDGVPQWFIDLDFLRIPYIENEVTNGWSQVGKIFVSGHPGLAYRQLWDSFVSTCMWLGGLGVLVAFICAYGINVVLKPLTRIQQKAREIQDHYFGEPLPLPSTRELREVTEAVNQMSARLKEQFEEKARLHEKLKQAAYIDSVTGFGNRSYFDRRLNAWLVDSSNGALIFIDIAGLDDLTREYGWQRRDEIIVVIGHFIDTVFDDKENTVLCRVSEHEFAVIIEQIDARKVEQKLKQLSTYFNSPEIREMFSVNQIFNAGAVKVSHKADKDDILAYADKALHDARENFGGIKVIEITPESGHIHTRVEIKDGIERALAKDAFVFLNQPVFTYKSKEPDHYEIFTNLILEDLTNVTAGTFVSVLNEYRLGSRFDKRVIQYMIDVAKKSDKGPFAINISMSALQDHQFIVWLYNKLKHEPEVKTKIAFEFNEDSIINDRENTEQMCRHFNELGIRFGIDRVGRHFESLAYLQRIHPDYVKVDHSYTEIAVNDQSDAYFVGSLCTTIHNLDIKVIATHVENEKQLELLKDYHFDGFQGYIVKPSKLEE, encoded by the coding sequence ATGACATTATTTAAAGAGTTGCTAGTCGTCATACTAATCACGTTTTGCGTAAACTTGATGGGTGTGCTGTGGCTGCAATTTGATTCGACACGTGAATACTTGGTCAATCAACTAGAGTCTGACCTCAATAATGTTTCGACGTCGCTAACTATGGCTATTTCACCGCATCTGGCAACGGCCGATGAGGTAATGATTGACTCGACATTAAATGCTTACTTTGATGGTGGCTATTATCAGAAAATCGAAGTCACTATATACGAAAGCGGTGAAACAATTGTCAAAGAGCACCCAATAACAGTAGATGGTGTACCTCAGTGGTTTATTGATTTGGACTTTTTGCGCATTCCGTACATTGAAAACGAAGTAACCAATGGTTGGAGCCAAGTCGGTAAAATTTTTGTTAGCGGTCACCCTGGGCTAGCTTATCGACAGCTTTGGGATTCATTTGTCAGCACTTGTATGTGGCTAGGTGGCTTAGGGGTACTCGTGGCCTTTATTTGCGCTTACGGCATCAATGTCGTATTAAAGCCGCTAACTCGAATTCAACAAAAAGCTCGCGAAATTCAAGATCATTACTTTGGCGAGCCACTTCCCTTGCCAAGTACTCGAGAGCTTCGTGAAGTGACAGAGGCTGTCAATCAAATGAGCGCTCGACTAAAAGAGCAATTTGAAGAGAAAGCGCGACTTCACGAAAAATTAAAACAAGCCGCTTATATCGACTCTGTAACGGGATTTGGTAACCGAAGTTATTTTGACCGGCGGCTCAATGCCTGGCTGGTGGACTCTAGTAACGGGGCGCTGATCTTTATCGATATTGCAGGGCTTGATGACTTGACCAGAGAATATGGCTGGCAACGCCGCGATGAGATAATTGTGGTTATTGGTCACTTTATTGATACGGTTTTTGACGACAAAGAAAACACAGTTTTGTGTCGCGTATCCGAACACGAATTTGCCGTTATCATTGAGCAAATTGACGCTAGAAAAGTTGAACAAAAGTTAAAGCAATTGAGCACTTATTTTAATTCACCAGAGATCCGTGAAATGTTCTCAGTGAATCAAATCTTTAATGCTGGTGCCGTTAAAGTGTCACACAAGGCAGACAAGGATGACATTTTAGCTTATGCAGACAAAGCGTTACACGACGCGCGGGAAAACTTTGGTGGTATTAAAGTTATAGAAATTACGCCAGAATCAGGTCACATTCATACCCGTGTGGAAATCAAAGACGGTATAGAGCGCGCTTTGGCCAAAGACGCATTTGTGTTTTTGAACCAGCCGGTTTTTACCTACAAGAGCAAAGAACCTGATCACTACGAGATTTTTACCAACCTTATCTTAGAGGATTTAACCAATGTTACTGCAGGCACTTTTGTTTCTGTGCTCAACGAATATCGTTTAGGTAGTCGATTTGATAAGCGTGTTATTCAATACATGATTGATGTTGCCAAAAAGAGTGATAAGGGACCCTTTGCGATTAACATTAGTATGTCGGCACTGCAGGACCATCAATTTATTGTATGGCTGTACAACAAACTAAAACACGAGCCAGAGGTAAAAACGAAAATAGCCTTTGAGTTTAATGAAGATTCGATTATTAATGACCGAGAGAACACAGAACAAATGTGTCGCCATTTTAATGAGTTAGGTATTCGTTTTGGGATTGACAGAGTAGGTCGTCATTTTGAGTCTTTAGCGTATCTACAACGAATTCACCCCGATTATGTGAAAGTAGACCACAGTTACACAGAGATTGCAGTGAACGACCAATCAGACGCTTATTTTGTGGGTTCTTTATGTACAACAATTCACAACCTAGATATTAAAGTTATAGCGACACACGTCGAAAACGAAAAACAATTAGAGTTATTAAAAGATTACCACTTTGATGGTTTCCAAGGGTATATCGTTAAGCCTTCCAAGCTAGAAGAGTAG
- a CDS encoding transglutaminase-like cysteine peptidase, with protein MTKIIGLLTTVILLSYSLIGLSREELDLNKLIAFTRDKYDEDAVKRMVAWRKIIAEKKGLPEKEKLQVVNRFFNYFEFVDDIKLWGQENYWATPIEFIGLRGGDCEDFSVAKYFTLLELGVPIDKLRLIYVKSITLNQFHMVLAYYPTKTAVPLILDNIDGEIKPAFKRKDLVPIISFNGKQLWINKQKGQGKTATSGKSLKDWDNLSNRYSLEAFKS; from the coding sequence ATGACAAAAATTATTGGTTTACTAACCACAGTAATTTTATTGAGCTACTCTTTAATAGGTCTCTCCAGGGAGGAGTTAGACCTTAACAAGCTCATTGCGTTTACGCGTGATAAATATGACGAAGACGCGGTAAAACGAATGGTTGCGTGGCGAAAAATCATAGCTGAGAAAAAAGGGTTACCAGAGAAAGAAAAGTTACAAGTTGTGAACCGTTTCTTTAACTATTTCGAGTTTGTCGATGACATAAAGTTATGGGGACAAGAGAATTATTGGGCGACGCCGATTGAGTTTATAGGCTTGCGCGGTGGTGATTGCGAAGATTTTTCGGTTGCTAAGTATTTTACTCTGCTGGAGCTCGGGGTTCCAATCGATAAGCTTCGCCTTATCTACGTCAAGTCAATTACTCTCAATCAATTTCATATGGTTTTGGCTTATTACCCAACCAAAACCGCCGTTCCACTGATCCTCGATAACATTGATGGAGAAATCAAGCCGGCGTTTAAGCGCAAAGACTTGGTTCCGATTATATCTTTTAATGGTAAACAACTTTGGATCAACAAGCAGAAAGGCCAGGGTAAAACGGCCACGTCGGGTAAGAGTTTAAAAGATTGGGACAACTTGTCGAACCGTTACAGTTTAGAAGCGTTCAAGAGTTAA
- a CDS encoding OmpA family protein has product MRTFKTKPLLISLLTTIALAGCNTTIKDLDQWRQLPIEKKQRLVDADKDGVIVAREKCEETGTDLLVDNYGCTVEHLNETDLDHDVEFDQGSLELGPSQQLELTEYLNGLAINKQWEFTVQGYTTSAGDLLLNEYLAKQRISAVADYLRSQTGVPLTNIRSQLLDGDKVAEYDNAQNFSTENPDDKDQDGVLDEFDQCGNSGFTVEVDENGCPVMEIQQITKNVTVRFEVDSSDIQSIYLPNVREVAQFINTYNAKQVKVVGHASLTGDANYNLGLSARRAEAVAELLVNAYGINPDYIEAYGRGETQPVMDEISDQANELNRRVEIVLSESLEVEKQKDINLLDANALNRRVTVIAQTKEMANKLKWNIFLMEELQQAKEKEQNSQDAIEEAKDAGW; this is encoded by the coding sequence ATGAGAACGTTTAAGACAAAACCGCTCTTAATTTCTCTTTTGACCACGATAGCTTTAGCTGGCTGTAATACGACCATCAAAGATTTGGATCAGTGGCGACAGCTGCCAATAGAGAAAAAGCAACGTCTTGTAGATGCAGATAAAGATGGCGTGATTGTAGCAAGAGAGAAGTGTGAAGAAACAGGAACTGACCTACTTGTAGATAATTACGGTTGCACAGTGGAACATCTAAACGAAACCGATTTAGATCACGACGTTGAATTTGATCAAGGCTCATTAGAATTAGGTCCGAGTCAGCAACTGGAATTGACTGAATACTTGAATGGTTTGGCTATCAACAAGCAATGGGAATTTACGGTTCAAGGTTATACAACGAGCGCCGGAGATTTGTTACTAAATGAATATTTAGCCAAACAACGAATTTCTGCGGTTGCAGACTACTTGCGCTCACAAACCGGAGTACCACTAACCAATATACGCTCTCAGTTACTCGATGGCGACAAGGTCGCTGAGTACGATAACGCCCAAAACTTCTCGACAGAAAACCCAGATGATAAAGACCAAGACGGGGTATTAGACGAGTTTGACCAATGTGGCAACTCTGGATTTACCGTCGAAGTTGATGAAAACGGTTGTCCAGTTATGGAGATACAACAAATCACCAAAAATGTGACGGTCCGGTTTGAGGTTGATTCGAGCGACATTCAATCAATTTACTTACCAAACGTAAGAGAGGTTGCACAATTTATCAACACCTATAACGCAAAACAGGTTAAAGTGGTGGGTCACGCTTCTTTAACAGGTGATGCAAACTACAACTTGGGTTTGAGCGCCCGACGTGCAGAAGCCGTTGCTGAACTTTTAGTTAATGCATACGGCATCAATCCTGATTATATTGAAGCTTACGGTAGAGGTGAGACTCAACCGGTAATGGATGAGATCAGTGATCAGGCAAATGAGCTTAATCGTCGAGTCGAAATCGTTCTTTCCGAGAGTCTCGAAGTCGAAAAACAAAAAGATATTAACCTGCTCGATGCAAACGCACTTAATCGTCGTGTCACTGTTATTGCTCAAACCAAAGAAATGGCTAATAAACTCAAATGGAACATTTTCTTGATGGAAGAGTTACAACAAGCCAAAGAAAAAGAGCAAAACAGTCAAGATGCGATTGAAGAAGCCAAAGATGCAGGTTGGTAA